Genomic DNA from Gemmatimonadales bacterium:
CGAGGCGGAGTGGGGCACCTCGGAGCTCGGTCGGAAGGCCAAGTTCTACGCCCTGACTCCCGGTGGACGCGCCCGGCTCCGGGCCGATGCGGCGGCGTGGCGGGCCTTCAGCTCGGCGGTTGCCAAGGTGCTTGGCCCTCCGGAATCGGCCTGAGGCCGATCATGGCCCGGTTTCAGTTCGGGCGCCGGCTGCGGTCGCTCGGGTGGCGGCCTCCGGTGGAGGACGAGGTCGAAGACGAGATGGCCTTTCACCTCGCCATGCGCGTCCGCGACCTGATGGACCGCGGGATGTCGGAACCAGAAGCTCGACAGGAGGCGCTGCGCCGCCTCGGCGATCCGGCCGAGTTACGGCGGCGCCTGACTCGCCTGGGCAAGGCACGGGATGATTCGATGCAGCGTACCGAATGGTGGGACGGTCTCGTTCAGGATATCCGGCAGGCGATTCGATCGCTGCGCAAACAGCCTGGCTTCACCGCGGCGGCGGCCCTGACGCTGGCGGTGGGTGTCGGCGCCACCACAGCCATCTTCAGCGTGCTCTATTCCGTTGTGCTCCGGCCCCTCCCGATTCCGGAGCCTGATCGGGTGGTATGGATCTCCCGGACCTGGGAGGGGCGTCCCGGGGGCACGCTCTCGGTCGGCAACTATCACGACCTGCTGGCTGGGCAGAACACGCTCTCGTCCTATACCGCCGGCTACTCCAGCCCGTCCATTCTCGGATCCGGTGAGCAACCCGAGTCCTTGCGCGGCGCTCGGGTTACTTCATCGTTCTTTACCGTACTCGGGGTTGCGCCCGCACTGGGACGGGTCTTTACAGCCGCGGAGGACGAGCCCGGAGCAGGCTCGGTCGTGGTGCTTAGCCACCGACTCTGGACCCGGCGTTTTGGGGCGGACCCTGCCGTGGTCGGTCAGAGCGTGCTCCTCAATGCCGTGCCGCACACCGTGCTTGGCGTGATGCCAGCGCGCTTCGACTTCTTCGAGAACTGGGACGAACTCTGGACCCCGGCCGGATTCACCCAGCAGCAGGCGGCCGACTATGACGGCAGCTACCTGTTCCACGTCTACGGGCGGCTCAGACCGGGCGCCACCGCGGAGGGAACCCTCGCCGCCATGGCGCCGACAGTCGCGCGGCTTCGGGAACAGTACCCCGACTTCAACTCGTCCCTCGAGATTCACGTCGAGCCGCTGATGCGGGCCGTGCTGAACAACGCGGTGGCCGATCGAATCTGGGTGCTGTTCGGCGCCGTGGGCCTGGTGCTGCTGATCGGCTGCGTCAACGTGGCCAATCTGCTGCTGGCGCGCGGGGTTGGCCGAGCCCGGGAGCTGGCGGTTCGTGCCGCGCTCGGTGCCGGGCGCGGACGGATCGTCCGCCAACTCGTGACCGAGAATCTCGTGCTGGCGGCGCTTGCCGGGCTGCTCGGCCTTGGCGTGGCGCACCTCGGCATCAAGCTGATCCTGGCCGGCGCGCCTCCGAACCTGGCCCGGCTGAACCAGGCAGGCCTCGACCTTGCGACCGCCTCCTTCGCCATGGCGGTGGCATTCGGCAGCGTGCTCGTGTTTGGGGTACTGCCGGCTGCGCGGGTTGCGGCGCAGGGCATTGCAGCCGCGCTGCGCGACGGGTCCCGTGCGGTCGCCGCCGGCGGTGAATGGCTCCGACGCGGCCTGGTAGCTACCGAAGTCGGCCTGGCCCTGGTGCTCCTGGTCGGTGCGGGGCTTCTGATTCGCACGGCCATTCATCTCAGTCGGGTCGATCCGGGCTTCGACGCTGGGCCGGTACTGTCGGGGCGAATCAGTCTGCCGCGCGTCGGCTATGAGAGTTGGGAGCGTGTTACCCAGACCTACACCAGAATCGGGGAGGAACTGGCCCAGGCGCCGGGCATCGCAGCCGCCGCGCTGGTTTCGCAGGTACCGATGGGCCCGGGCGGCAACACCAACGGCCTGATACCCGAAGGGCGTCCGATCGAAGGGCGGAGCGCCATCATGGCGCGCCTCCGGCTGGTGACGCCAAGCTACTTCGATGTGATGCGGATCCCGCTCCGTTCCGGGCGCGCCTTTACCGACGACGACCGGACCGGGACCGCCCGGGTAATGATCGTGAGCGAAGGGTTCGCGCGGGAGGCGTGGCCCGATCAGGATCCGATCGGGAAGCGCGTGACCTGTTGTGAAGCCGGCCCCGACGGCGGGCCGATGTGGAAGGAGGTCATTGGTGTTGCCGGTGACGTTCGCACCAATGGTCCGGCCGAACGGGGCGAGCTGGAGTACTACCTGCCCATCACCCAAACCCCTGCCACGGCCTGGGAGTGGCTGGGGCGAACCATGACGTTCGTGGTGCGCGGCCAGCAGGCCCCCTCTGCCCTGGGCGCCTCGGTGCGCAGCGCCGTTGCGGCGGTCGACCCGGCACTCCCTGTCTTTCAGATTGCCACGATGAGCGAGCGACTGGCCCGTACCGGCGCCGAGGCCCGATTCAATACTCGGTTGCTCAGCATACTCGGCGTGCTCGGGCTGGGACTTGCGATCGGTGGGATCTACAGCGTAATCGCATTCTTCGTCAATCGTCGAACTCGGGAGCTGGGTGTCCGGATGGCGCTCGGCGCCTCCGCCACCGACATCAGGCGACTGGTGCTGCGCCAGGGACTCGGCCCCGTCGTCGTGGGGATCGGAGTGGGGATGATCGCGTCGATCGGGCTGACCCGGTTGCTCGCAGGGCAGCTTCGAGGGGTGAGCCCGACCGATCCGATCACGCTGGTCGGGGTCACCCTGCTGCTGCTGCTCGTGGCCGCTGCCGCAACATTGCTTCCGGCTCGGCGCGCAACCAGAATCGATGCCACCGTCGCGATGCGCGAGGAGTAGCGCCGCTACTTCCGACGGACCGACCAGGTGCCTGCCGCCCGCCGTCCCGAGTGGACCAGGTACGACGTAAAGGTCCCCCGCAGCTCGTTGCCCTGAATAATGCCGTCGAACGCCGTTCGGACCTCCTCACCAGTGTCCGGATCAGGATAAGGATCGATCCAGCCCGTAATCTCGTTGCCCTCACATCGTACGAAGCTGACGCGAAGCACTCGTGGGCCGGGTCGATCGATCCGAGTATTCGGAGTCAGTTGCGGACCCCGATCGTAATCCGCTGGCATCATGACCACGTCGCCCCAGGCGGTGTCGGCGCCGGCCGACAGGGTAAACATGATGGAGCCGTCGCGACCGGTGTCGGGGCTGCGATACTCACCGACCCAATGCCCAACCAGCGGCTCGACCGATCCCTGAACCGGGATCGGCATTCCGGGCCCCGCACATCCCGCCGCCAGCAGCGCTCCCAGGCCAAATACCCATGCTCGTGCCATCGTCACCTCGCTCCGGAGTCCGCGTCGATCTTAGGCCGGTCATCATGAAGAGGGTGTGAAATCCGGGCGAAAAAGCGGGTTCTCTCCTGACTCTGGTCGGAGCGGGGCCGCGAGGTTAGCATGAGGCATGCTGGTTTTGCTCCTGGCGCTGCAGATCGCAGCCCCGCGGCCCGCCGTACCTGCGCGTGACTCGATTCCGTTTGCCCGGACGATTGCGGAGATATCCGAGTCGGGTGGGTACTTCGATACCGACAACCTGATCTCGAACGAGTCTTCCTACCTGCACATCGCCGGTGTGCTGCGGAGCGAGGCGCCCAAGGGCGGCGCCTATATCGGCGTCGGTCCGGATCAGAACTACTCTTACATTGCCGCGGTGCGCCCGTCGATTGCGTTCATCGTCGATCTGCGGCGTGACAACCAGCTTCTCCATCTGCTGTACAAAGCGTTGTTCGAGACGTCGCGCAATCGGCTGGATTTTCTCTGTCTCCTGTTCGGGCGGACTCCGCCGCCCGATCTCAATGCCTGGAATGCGCGTTCGCTGACCGAGTTACTCGATGCCGTCGGCAAGCTGCCGGCCGACACGGCGCGGCATCGCCGGACCCACGCGGCGTTGCTCGAACGGATTCGTGGCTATGGTGTGCCGCTTGCTGCGGTCGACGTGACCACCCTGCGTCGCTTTCATGACGAATTCGTCCGCTCTGGGCTGGAGCTTCGGTTTGCGACCTATGGGCGTGGCCCTCGCTCGTACTACCCGACCATCCGTCAGCTCTACCTCGAGAAGGATCTGGCCGGACGGGAGGCGAGTTACCTCGCGCGTGAGGACGACTTCCGATTCGTACAGACCTTGCAGCGCCGCGGGCTGGTGCTGCCGATCGTCGGCGACTTCGGGGGTACCCATGCCTTCCGCGAGATCGGCAAGTTGCTCGACAGTCGCGGTCTGACGATGTCGCTGTTCTATACCTCGAATGTCGAGTACTACCTGTTCCGCCAGCAGACGTTCCGGCGGTACGTCGACAACGTTCGGGCCCTGCCGTGGGATCCCAAGGGCCTGATTGCGCGGAGCTACTTTGGCGGCGTGATGGGGCAGTCGCACCCGCAGGCCCGTCCCGGCTACGCCAGTGTGCAGTTGCTGCAGACCGCGGCGAGTTTTCGGGAGCGGACTATGCAGCCGGAACGGGTTTCGTACTGGCAGCTGGTCACTGAGGACGCGCTGCCCGTCAAATGAGCGCGTGCTGGCGGACCGCCCTGCTGCTTCGGGCGGCAGCTCGAGGATCGCCACGCCCGCCTAGCGCGGGGACTGGCCCATCGTCGTCGGCTCAGCGAGGGATCGTGAAGATCCGGCCCCACCGCACGTTGGAAATGATCGGTAGCGGCTTGTAGGTGTCGGGATTGTAGCTGTAATACACGATGATCGGTGAACCCTCGACGTTCGCTTGCGGCAGGAAACCCCAGTAGCGTCCATCGTACGACTCGCTCCGGTTGTCTCCCATCACGAAGTAGGTCTCCGCCGGCACCACGATCGGGCCCCAGTCGTTGGGTGTGGGGTTGTAGGCAGCCGTGTCTCCGCCGGCCAGATAGCGCACCTGCCAGCGCCGGATCTGCGCGTCTCCCGCCGGATCCGACGGCATCAGACGAGGGCCCGCGGGAACCCACGGCTCCTCGATGGTCGTGCCATTTCGGGTCAGGACTCCATTCTGCATGGCCAGCGTGTCGCCGGCCATGCCGACGACGCGTTTGACGACAGTGAGGTCCGGGGTTTCGACCGACTCGAAGACCACGATACTGCCCAGCTTGGGCTTCCGCATGGCGGGCAGCCGGGCACGGGTCAGCGGAATCCTGGGTCCGTAGAGCAGCTTGTTGACGAAGAGAACATCGCCAACGAGGAGCGTGTTCTCCATGCTCGACGAGGTGATCCGGAAGGCCTTGAACAGGAATGAACTGACCACGAACCAGACGGTCAGCGCAATCACGATGGTCTTGGCCCAGCTCAGGAGCCAGCCGCCAACGCCGGACGGCGCCGGCTTCGCGTCCTTGGTCATGTCAGGTTCCTTCCCTGCCGGCCGTCAGATCTTGAGAATCCAGCCTCGGCGCTCCATGCCGAGCAGGATCAGGTACCAGACCAGGACGAAGCTGAGCGCGTAGGCGAGTGACGCCGCATGGGGAGGAAGCCATGCCTCGAATGTAGTCTGGTAGATCGCTCGTTGAAGCGGGACCGACTCGCCGTGCAATGGGACACGAATCAGCCCGCCCATCAGCTTGGCCATCAGCCCGGATCCGGCAAACGCCACCATTGGATTGAGGCCGTAGGTCACCAGCGGCCGGGCCCAGCGCTGCTGGCCGCAGACATCGACGACCCAGCTGACGGTGGCGAGGGTCAGCGCTGCCAGCCCGGCCGACAGAAGGACGTAGGAACTGGTCCAGAGGCTCTTGTTGATCGGGAAGACCCAGCCCCAGACAGCCCCGCCGCCGGCCGCGATGGCCCCGCCCGCAAACAGCCCGTTGAGCCGCTCGGCCAGCGGCAGCTCGCGCTGCATCCAGCGGCCGGTCAGCACGCCGAGCAGGGTGGTACCGATGGCCGGGAAGGTCGAGAGGATGCCTTCCGGATCCCAGGTGCGGGACTGCGACCAGAGGTGCCCGTCGAGCAGGGCCCGGTCGAGCCAGGCGGCAAGGGTTGCCTCGGGCGGGTCGAGGGTTGGCGGTCCGACCCCGGGTACCGGCACCAGGGTCATGGCCGCCCAGTAGCCAAGCAGGAGGGCCACCGCCGTCAGGGCTACGCTGCGATCTGGGCGGCGCCATGCGAGCAGCGCAGCCGCTGCGTAGCAGATCCCGATGCGCTGCAGCACCCCGGGAACTCGCAGCGTCTCGAAGCGTTCCAGGGGAAAGAAGGGAAACGCCGCCAGGCCCAGACCGATCAGCACGATCAGAGCGCTGCGCCGCAGCACCTGTCGCCGGATGGCGCCGTCGGTCGCGCCGGTCGACGCGCGCCGACCGAGCGAGAGTTCGGTGGTAATGCCGACGATGAAGAGGAAGAAGGGAAAGACGAGGTCGGTCGGGGTCCAGCCGTGCCAGACCGCGTGGCGCAGCGGCGGGTAAATCGCCGCCCAGGTGCCGGGATTGTTGACCAGCAGCATGCCCGCGACGGTGGCGCCGCGCACGATGTCGAGCGAAAGCCACCGACCGTTTTCCGTCCGACGGCCTGCGATCAGGGTCATCGATCGGCTACCTCTGATGCAGCGAGACGCCCACCTGCAGGACTGGTAATGATAACGGGCACCCAGCCGGCCCTGGAGGCTGTGCCTCGGCCACTAACCTCGTCCTGGCCCTGCGTGGTCCGAAGGTTGCCAGACAGCGTGTTGCTGGTTCACGTAAGGGCATCCGCCGGACGTGATGTCGTCCCTGTACCGAGCGGCGCCAAAGTCACCAGAATCGCGCAGAGGGGGAGTGCTCGATGAACAGATCCGTGTCAGTGGGGGTCCTTGCCGTGCTGGCGCTGGCGGCGTGCGGCGATTCGGGGCCGAGTGCCCCGTCGGAGCCGAACACGGTGCTGGT
This window encodes:
- a CDS encoding ABC transporter permease, giving the protein MARFQFGRRLRSLGWRPPVEDEVEDEMAFHLAMRVRDLMDRGMSEPEARQEALRRLGDPAELRRRLTRLGKARDDSMQRTEWWDGLVQDIRQAIRSLRKQPGFTAAAALTLAVGVGATTAIFSVLYSVVLRPLPIPEPDRVVWISRTWEGRPGGTLSVGNYHDLLAGQNTLSSYTAGYSSPSILGSGEQPESLRGARVTSSFFTVLGVAPALGRVFTAAEDEPGAGSVVVLSHRLWTRRFGADPAVVGQSVLLNAVPHTVLGVMPARFDFFENWDELWTPAGFTQQQAADYDGSYLFHVYGRLRPGATAEGTLAAMAPTVARLREQYPDFNSSLEIHVEPLMRAVLNNAVADRIWVLFGAVGLVLLIGCVNVANLLLARGVGRARELAVRAALGAGRGRIVRQLVTENLVLAALAGLLGLGVAHLGIKLILAGAPPNLARLNQAGLDLATASFAMAVAFGSVLVFGVLPAARVAAQGIAAALRDGSRAVAAGGEWLRRGLVATEVGLALVLLVGAGLLIRTAIHLSRVDPGFDAGPVLSGRISLPRVGYESWERVTQTYTRIGEELAQAPGIAAAALVSQVPMGPGGNTNGLIPEGRPIEGRSAIMARLRLVTPSYFDVMRIPLRSGRAFTDDDRTGTARVMIVSEGFAREAWPDQDPIGKRVTCCEAGPDGGPMWKEVIGVAGDVRTNGPAERGELEYYLPITQTPATAWEWLGRTMTFVVRGQQAPSALGASVRSAVAAVDPALPVFQIATMSERLARTGAEARFNTRLLSILGVLGLGLAIGGIYSVIAFFVNRRTRELGVRMALGASATDIRRLVLRQGLGPVVVGIGVGMIASIGLTRLLAGQLRGVSPTDPITLVGVTLLLLLVAAAATLLPARRATRIDATVAMREE
- the lepB gene encoding signal peptidase I — encoded protein: MTKDAKPAPSGVGGWLLSWAKTIVIALTVWFVVSSFLFKAFRITSSSMENTLLVGDVLFVNKLLYGPRIPLTRARLPAMRKPKLGSIVVFESVETPDLTVVKRVVGMAGDTLAMQNGVLTRNGTTIEEPWVPAGPRLMPSDPAGDAQIRRWQVRYLAGGDTAAYNPTPNDWGPIVVPAETYFVMGDNRSESYDGRYWGFLPQANVEGSPIIVYYSYNPDTYKPLPIISNVRWGRIFTIPR
- a CDS encoding DUF1624 domain-containing protein gives rise to the protein MTLIAGRRTENGRWLSLDIVRGATVAGMLLVNNPGTWAAIYPPLRHAVWHGWTPTDLVFPFFLFIVGITTELSLGRRASTGATDGAIRRQVLRRSALIVLIGLGLAAFPFFPLERFETLRVPGVLQRIGICYAAAALLAWRRPDRSVALTAVALLLGYWAAMTLVPVPGVGPPTLDPPEATLAAWLDRALLDGHLWSQSRTWDPEGILSTFPAIGTTLLGVLTGRWMQRELPLAERLNGLFAGGAIAAGGGAVWGWVFPINKSLWTSSYVLLSAGLAALTLATVSWVVDVCGQQRWARPLVTYGLNPMVAFAGSGLMAKLMGGLIRVPLHGESVPLQRAIYQTTFEAWLPPHAASLAYALSFVLVWYLILLGMERRGWILKI